In Primulina huaijiensis isolate GDHJ02 chromosome 4, ASM1229523v2, whole genome shotgun sequence, the DNA window taaagtgtgcagatttcgaaagccgatcaataataacccaaatagcatcacagcccttgggcgaacgaggtaaatgagtaacaaaatccatagcaatatgttcccaattccacttTGGGATTTCGAGACAATGGAGTAATCCTCCCGGTTTCATTCgttcggctttcacttgctggcagactaaacatttcgaaataaattcagcaatgtccttcttcatgcGTCTCCACCAAAATTGAGGTCTCAgtgtcaaatacatctttcgacctccagggtgaatactatatttgctacaatgtgcttctcgaagaagggcagatttcaaatcagaatcattaggaactaccagccgactattaagtcgtaaagaaccatcagaagaaatctgaaatccagactgatgtcctgcagatacaagttctttcgacttctgaatctgagcatcgcttcgttgggcctttcgtattttcgatatcaaactcggctcaatttgcaatgctgagaaagtgacagaattccaattcgagtgaaaagtccaaccagaagtacatatctCCTCATGTACCTTGGCGACACTGACAGAAGCTAACACAGAATCATGCACTTTACAACtcagggcatccgcagtaacattcaccgatccagggtgatactgaatctcacaatcaaaatctttcaggagatccatccatctgcgttgcctcatgttcaaatccgattgagaaaagagatatttcagactcttgtgatctgaataaataacaaacttctctccatataaataatggcgccaaatcttcagagcaaatacaatggcggTCAATTCAAGATCACTAATaggataacgtgtttcatgagatttcaattgacgagacgcataagcaatcactttgccatgttgcatccgaacacagcccaaacctttaccagacatatctgtacacactacaaatcctccggtacctgaggggatagtaagcacaggtgctgtggtcaatctcgtcttcaattcaagaaaactagcttcacattcctctgaccaaatgaatcgctgattcttttgtgtcagttgagtaataggtttagctattttcgaaaatccttcaataaaacaacgataataaccagctaaacccatgaagctacggatctcaggaacattcgtaggtctcgaccaattcaatacggcttcaaccttaacaggatcaacagatatgccatgtctcgaaatgacgtggcctaaaaatactactttatccatccagaattcgcatttggacaatttagcatataaatggccattgcgaagagtttggagtaccagtctcagatgttcagcatgctcctttttcgatttcgaataaaCAAGAAcatcatcgataaatacaataacgaatcggtcaagataatctcgaaagacacgattcattagatccatgaagacagcaggagcattcatgagaccgaaaggcataaccaagaactcatagtggccatacctggtacgaaaagcagtcttaggcacatcttcgtctcgaactcgtacttgatgataaccagatcgaagatcaatcttagagtataccgaagtaccctgaagctgatcaaataaatcatcgatacgaggaagtggatacttgtttttcacGGTAGCCCGATTCAGTtgcctataatcaatacacattcgcatagtaccatctttctttcgaacaaataaaactggagctccccaaggtgatacactcggtcgaatatatcccttatcaagaagatcctgtaattgttttttcaattccaatggtgccatgcgataaggagctttcgatATAGGTGTAGTCCCCTgcacaagatcaatactaaactcaacttctcgatgagacggaaaatcaggaatctcatcgggaaatacatctgggaattcgttcgcaacaggaatatccgataaagaaggctccttcttagagacatcaatagcgtagataagataaccctcatccccgctagtcaaaagtcgagacatttccaaagaggataccaatggaattttggcttgggaacccttgccataaaaattccacttgggtccatcaaccggtcgaaatcgaaccactccataGAAACAATtaacagtagctcgatttgtcgtcaagatatccatgccaacaatacaatcaaagtcgtgcattgggaggacaatcaaattcaagaacatcacattatcctcatatatcaatacacaattatgcacaacttgctcagacgAAATAATCTTCCCTGCTGAcgtggctatcgacaaagtATCGTACAACGGTGTACACTCAATAtcatgagatgcaacaaatgcatgagatatgaatgaatgagatgctcctgtatcaaataacacgtgcaggataatcgcaaagcgtgcaaatacctgcaatcacaccaccaggagcttctctcgcctgatcctcagtcatagcatacactcTCACTTGAGGAGGGACTTGAGCAGTCTGACCACccggtcctcgatatcgtggaacattcgactgctggaaagagggaacaggaacaacaggtctcatcatactggggccacctctaaatccagGCTGGGGTTGAGcagaagtcgtacccctgttcggacatactcgagagaaatggccttcctgcccacactgataacaagtaccaaacatacctcgacactgctcgatagtatgtttaccTCCACAATAACTACAGCAGGGAGCAATCACAGAACTCCCTCGCTGTGATCCactcgaactcgaagaagacgaagaaccagaaccagtcttcttgaacttcttaccccttggatgcaatgcaggctgctgagctgacactggtggtggaggagtatactgtggacctcctcTCCTAAGTCCAGCCTCGGCTGCCTtggctcgttcaactgcctctgcgtagctggtaggcaatccagaaacaacaaaagtatataaagcaggatgtaaaccatttacaaacctgttatattttgccaTCGCATTCTcggctacgtgaggt includes these proteins:
- the LOC140974966 gene encoding uncharacterized protein; translation: MAKYNRFVNGLHPALYTFVVSGLPTSYAEAVERAKAAEAGLRRGGPQYTPPPPVSAQQPALHPRGKKFKKTGSGSSSSSSSSGSQRGSSVIAPCCSYCGGKHTIEQCRGMFGTCYQCGQEGHFSRVCPNRGTTSAQPQPGFRGGPSMMRPVVPVPSFQQSNVPRYRGPGGQTAQVPPQVRVYAMTEDQAREAPGGVIAGTPGYQETGEGTSGGSHSLS